The following coding sequences lie in one candidate division WOR-3 bacterium genomic window:
- the rpmE gene encoding 50S ribosomal protein L31, with amino-acid sequence MKEKIHPNYVDCVITCACGNVVKTRSTKPKLDVDICSACHPFFTGKRKLVDTAGRVEKFRRKYGEAVPAKRPRRTAAPKAKAPEEKIEAKEEKPTVK; translated from the coding sequence ATGAAAGAAAAAATCCACCCGAACTACGTGGACTGCGTTATCACCTGCGCTTGCGGCAATGTCGTAAAGACCCGCTCGACCAAACCCAAGCTGGATGTAGATATCTGCTCCGCCTGCCACCCGTTTTTCACCGGCAAGCGTAAGCTCGTTGACACTGCCGGCCGGGTTGAGAAATTCCGGCGCAAGTATGGCGAAGCCGTACCGGCAAAACGTCCGCGCCGGACCGCGGCACCCAAAGCCAAGGCACCGGAAGAGAAGATAGAGGCCAAGGAAGAAAAGCCGACCGTCAAGTAA
- the prfB gene encoding peptide chain release factor 2 (programmed frameshift), with protein sequence MAEPLQTVADRLAKLKEFLELDRRRSEQQSLTTESSHPDFWQNPARAQEVMRRISSNADIIERVERLEQDVRDAAELQELFRSDENVSAELTAHLERVARELNALEERAMFNSPEDARGAIVSFHPGAGGVDSSDWAEMLFRMCTRYAENQGLSCRVLDFQPAEEAGIRDATVEVTGPYAYGLLKSEAGVHRLVRISPFDGNQRRHTSFAAISVLPEIEEVEVEINPNDLKIDTFRAGGHGGQNVNKVSSAVRITHLPTGITVTCQNERSQFQNRQNALKILRARLYDRLKQEQDEKRRKFEEAKTEIAWGHQIRSYVFFPYQLVKDHRTGVETHDVEAVMNGHIEQFVHAFLTQIPRRQTGVEC encoded by the exons GTGGCCGAGCCGCTCCAGACCGTGGCCGACCGGCTGGCCAAGCTCAAGGAGTTCCTT GAGCTTGACCGTCGGCGTTCCGAGCAGCAGAGCCTGACAACAGAAAGCAGCCATCCGGACTTCTGGCAGAATCCGGCCCGGGCTCAGGAAGTAATGCGTCGCATTTCGTCTAACGCCGACATTATCGAACGGGTCGAACGCCTAGAACAAGACGTAAGAGATGCGGCTGAGCTCCAGGAACTCTTCCGGTCTGACGAAAACGTCTCGGCCGAACTTACCGCACATCTCGAAAGAGTCGCCCGCGAATTGAACGCGCTCGAAGAGCGGGCAATGTTCAATTCGCCTGAGGACGCCCGCGGAGCAATCGTCTCCTTCCACCCGGGTGCTGGCGGAGTTGATTCGTCAGACTGGGCTGAAATGCTTTTCCGGATGTGCACACGTTACGCAGAGAACCAGGGTCTCTCCTGTCGCGTTCTTGACTTCCAGCCCGCAGAGGAGGCCGGTATCCGCGACGCCACTGTCGAAGTTACCGGCCCGTATGCCTACGGGCTCCTCAAGTCCGAGGCCGGAGTTCACCGTCTCGTGCGCATCTCGCCCTTTGACGGCAACCAGCGACGTCACACAAGCTTTGCGGCGATTTCGGTCCTACCTGAAATCGAAGAAGTGGAAGTCGAAATCAATCCCAACGACCTGAAGATCGACACCTTTCGCGCCGGCGGCCACGGCGGCCAGAACGTCAACAAAGTCAGCTCCGCGGTCAGAATTACACATCTGCCAACCGGCATTACAGTCACCTGCCAGAACGAACGCTCCCAGTTTCAGAACCGGCAAAACGCCCTGAAGATTCTCCGCGCCCGGCTCTATGATCGTCTGAAGCAGGAGCAGGATGAAAAACGCCGCAAGTTCGAAGAAGCCAAGACTGAAATCGCCTGGGGTCACCAGATCCGCTCATACGTGTTCTTCCCCTATCAGCTAGTGAAGGACCACCGTACTGGCGTGGAAACCCACGACGTCGAGGCGGTAATGAATGGACATATCGAACAATTCGTTCACGCATTTCTAACACAGATACCGCGCCGACAGACCGGGGTCGAATGTTAG
- a CDS encoding ferredoxin, whose translation MRVTIDQELCTGCELCVGTCPDLFEIAEETARPKVDIVPEGAEECARQAAEDCPVSAIKLEE comes from the coding sequence GTGAGAGTGACGATTGACCAGGAACTGTGCACCGGCTGCGAGCTGTGCGTCGGAACCTGTCCGGACCTGTTTGAGATAGCCGAAGAGACCGCAAGACCCAAGGTCGACATTGTGCCGGAAGGCGCAGAAGAGTGCGCTCGCCAGGCGGCCGAGGACTGTCCGGTTTCGGCCATCAAACTCGAAGAATAA